In a single window of the Tachyglossus aculeatus isolate mTacAcu1 chromosome 14, mTacAcu1.pri, whole genome shotgun sequence genome:
- the PVALB gene encoding parvalbumin alpha yields the protein MAMTDLLSADDIKKAVGAFSAAESFNHKKFFEMVGLKNKSKDELQKVFHILDQDKSGYIEEDELTLILQSFIAGARDLSDKETKTLLAAGDKDGDGKIGVEEFTTLVAES from the exons ATGGCCATGACAGACTTGCTCAGCGCCGATGATATCAAGAAGGCTGTGGGGGCCTTTTCAG CCGCCGAATCCTTCAATCACAAGAAGTTTTTCGAGATGGTGGGATTGAAGAATAAGAGCAAGGATGAGTTGCAGAAGGTGTTTCACATCCTGGATCAAGACAAGAGTGGCTACATTGAGGAGGATGAACTGAC ACTCATCCTGCAGAGCTTTATCGCGGGTGCCAGAGACCTGTCCGATAAAGAAACCAAGACACTCCTGGCTGCTGGAGATAAGGATGGGGATGGCAAAATTGGTGTCGAAG